The following proteins are co-located in the Burkholderia sp. HI2500 genome:
- a CDS encoding methyltransferase domain-containing protein: protein MVDRPTLDAYDAHAAQYAQDWLDQAAPDDMYALLEQHFSPGPTADVGCGAGRDTAWLASRGFDVRGYDASAALLDEARRRHPDLTFELAALPALAGVPSGAFRNVLCETVVMHLEQAEAAAAAARLAELLMPGGTLYMSWRVAGNGALRDERGRLYTPLDSARMRSALGAGTQVIDEHEVVSASSGKRVHRLIVRKAAAAA, encoded by the coding sequence ATGGTGGATCGCCCGACTCTCGATGCCTACGACGCCCACGCCGCGCAATACGCGCAGGACTGGCTCGACCAGGCTGCGCCCGACGACATGTACGCGTTGCTGGAGCAGCATTTTTCGCCGGGGCCGACCGCGGACGTCGGCTGCGGGGCCGGGCGCGATACGGCCTGGCTTGCGTCGCGCGGCTTCGACGTGCGCGGCTACGACGCGAGCGCCGCGCTGCTCGACGAGGCGCGGCGCCGCCATCCGGATCTCACCTTCGAGCTGGCCGCGCTGCCGGCGCTGGCCGGCGTGCCGTCCGGCGCGTTTCGCAACGTGCTGTGCGAAACGGTCGTCATGCATCTCGAACAGGCGGAGGCGGCCGCTGCCGCCGCGCGACTGGCCGAGCTGCTGATGCCGGGCGGCACGTTGTACATGAGCTGGCGGGTGGCTGGAAATGGCGCGTTGCGTGACGAGCGCGGCCGCCTCTACACGCCGCTCGATTCGGCGCGGATGCGCTCGGCGCTGGGCGCCGGCACGCAAGTGATCGACGAGCACGAGGTCGTCAGCGCCTCGTCCGGCAAGCGCGTGCACCGGCTGATCGTACGCAAGGCTGCCGCCGCCGCATAA
- a CDS encoding aldo/keto reductase, with protein sequence MTDTIATVVLPDGETIPKLGLGTWEMGERPGRRADEIAALREGVALGMTLVDTAEMYGDGATEELVGEALAGLRDDVFLVSKVYPHHASRRGVVAACDASLERLRTDRLDLYLLHWRGSVPLEETVEGFEALRRAGKIRHWGVSNFDTADMAELVDEAGGGACATNQILYNIARRGPEFDLLPWLAEHRMPAMAYSPVDHGRLPKHSPLDEIARQRGVSVMRVALAWVLAQPGVFAIPKASRLEHVRDNRAALDFVLSDDERAQLDAYFRPPRSKRALEML encoded by the coding sequence ATGACAGACACGATCGCCACGGTCGTCCTGCCGGACGGCGAGACGATTCCGAAGCTTGGCCTGGGCACGTGGGAAATGGGCGAACGGCCGGGCCGGCGCGCAGACGAGATCGCGGCGCTGCGCGAAGGCGTCGCGCTCGGGATGACGCTGGTCGATACGGCCGAGATGTACGGTGACGGCGCGACCGAGGAGCTGGTGGGCGAAGCACTCGCGGGCTTGCGCGACGACGTGTTCCTCGTCAGCAAGGTCTATCCGCACCATGCGAGCCGGCGCGGCGTCGTCGCCGCGTGCGATGCGAGCCTCGAGCGCCTGCGTACCGATCGCCTCGACCTGTACCTGCTCCACTGGCGCGGCTCGGTGCCGCTCGAGGAGACGGTCGAAGGCTTCGAGGCGCTGCGGCGCGCGGGCAAGATCCGTCACTGGGGCGTCAGCAATTTCGATACGGCCGACATGGCCGAGCTCGTCGATGAAGCCGGTGGCGGTGCGTGCGCGACCAACCAGATCCTTTACAACATCGCGCGGCGCGGCCCCGAGTTCGACCTGCTGCCGTGGCTTGCCGAGCACCGGATGCCGGCGATGGCCTACAGTCCGGTCGATCACGGGCGGCTGCCGAAGCACTCGCCGCTCGACGAGATCGCGCGGCAGCGCGGCGTGTCGGTGATGCGCGTCGCGCTCGCGTGGGTGCTCGCGCAGCCGGGGGTGTTCGCGATCCCGAAGGCATCGCGGCTCGAACACGTGCGCGACAACCGGGCCGCGCTCGATTTCGTGCTCAGCGATGACGAGCGCGCGCAGCTTGACGCTTACTTCCGTCCGCCACGCAGCAAGCGCGCGCTCGAGATGCTCTGA
- a CDS encoding EAL domain-containing protein has protein sequence MSMIEIDPPGFQPPRPIAGDDGNRRTVLYGGYTVFSVFQPVFSVSHRRAIGYHASLRAHDEESRQVASHEVFTQAARRGDLLELGRLAESLHLGNFHAFDSHDEWLFLSLHPAALMDTVYSDALLANLKALGLPPHRVVLEVPEQAGGETPRYAAIVDGLRKAGFLIALVGFGAKHSNIDRVWHLHPDIVTLDRGILAQASEHSHLERVLPGLVSLLHESGQLVLMGGLATERDALIALECDVDFVQGQYFAGPSVEPVQPQAAAGCMDTLSAALRLRVAKRERTQAERLAPYVAALEEASQKLVAGESLTDAAAAVLGLPETARCFLLDASGRQIGDNVLARGSVSQRAKRFRPLLHSEGASWERRPYFIDAMRAPGRVHLTAPYLSINEAHLCVTASIAAPVATGMQVLCVDINWEAALNRE, from the coding sequence ATGAGCATGATCGAAATCGATCCCCCCGGCTTTCAGCCGCCCCGCCCCATCGCCGGCGACGACGGGAACCGGCGCACCGTGCTGTACGGCGGCTACACCGTGTTCAGCGTGTTCCAGCCCGTTTTCTCGGTGTCGCACCGCCGCGCGATCGGCTATCACGCGTCGCTGCGTGCGCACGACGAGGAAAGCCGCCAGGTGGCGTCGCACGAGGTGTTCACGCAGGCGGCGCGGCGCGGCGACCTGCTCGAGCTCGGCCGGCTCGCCGAATCGCTGCATCTCGGCAACTTCCACGCATTCGACAGCCATGACGAATGGCTCTTCCTGAGCCTGCATCCGGCCGCGCTGATGGACACCGTCTACAGCGACGCGCTGCTCGCGAACCTGAAGGCGCTCGGGCTGCCGCCGCATCGCGTCGTGCTCGAGGTGCCCGAACAGGCGGGCGGTGAGACGCCGCGCTATGCGGCGATCGTCGACGGGCTGCGCAAGGCCGGCTTCCTGATCGCGCTCGTCGGGTTCGGCGCGAAGCATTCGAACATCGACCGCGTGTGGCACCTGCATCCCGACATCGTCACGCTCGACCGCGGCATCCTCGCGCAGGCGAGCGAGCACTCACATCTCGAACGCGTGCTGCCGGGGCTCGTGTCGCTGCTGCACGAATCCGGGCAGCTTGTGCTGATGGGCGGGCTCGCGACCGAGCGCGACGCGCTGATCGCACTGGAGTGCGACGTCGATTTCGTGCAGGGCCAGTACTTCGCGGGGCCGAGCGTCGAACCGGTGCAGCCGCAGGCCGCCGCGGGCTGCATGGATACGCTGTCGGCCGCGTTGCGGCTGCGCGTCGCGAAACGCGAGCGCACGCAGGCGGAACGGCTCGCGCCGTACGTCGCGGCGCTCGAGGAAGCGAGCCAGAAGCTCGTCGCGGGAGAATCGCTGACCGACGCGGCCGCAGCCGTACTCGGGCTGCCCGAGACCGCACGCTGCTTCCTGCTCGACGCATCGGGGCGCCAGATCGGCGACAACGTGCTCGCGCGCGGCAGCGTCTCGCAGCGCGCGAAGCGCTTCCGGCCGCTGCTGCATTCGGAAGGGGCGAGCTGGGAACGCCGTCCGTACTTCATCGATGCGATGCGCGCGCCGGGCCGTGTGCACCTGACGGCACCCTACCTGTCGATCAACGAGGCGCACCTGTGCGTGACGGCGTCGATCGCCGCGCCGGTCGCGACCGGCATGCAGGTGCTCTGCGTCGACATCAACTGGGAAGCGGCACTCAACCGCGAATGA
- a CDS encoding CoA transferase — protein MTPELALAHLWRLAHGDPGALARATVTGQDPTLPSTFRVGTLAAATIAAAGLAAAECHRLRTGVAQSVDVSVRDALVAFRSERYLRVDDGPPPELRHPVTGFFETGDRRWIQLHANFPHHLSGILDVLGCGAQRDDVAAAIRTWDGATLDTALADAGLCAALIRTPDEWASLEQARAIASLPLFEIERIGDAPVEPIGRGEAAQPLTGVRVLDLTRIIAGPVAGRTLASHGAQTLLVNGPHLPNIAPLVIDNGRGKRSTWIDLRDAAGIDTLHALAHDADVFLQSYRPGALAARGFAPHALAMRRPGIVYVSISAYGHAGPWAQRRGFDSLVQSASGIAWQEQQAAHADAPRHLPCQALDHATGYLAAFGAMIALARRAREGGSWHVRLSLAQTGRWLQSFGIVPDGLQAPDLAHTDVRDRIERIASPFGTLDAVRPAERLSATPPSLARPPVPLGTDEARWL, from the coding sequence ATGACCCCCGAACTTGCTTTGGCGCATCTGTGGCGGCTCGCACACGGCGACCCCGGCGCGCTGGCCCGTGCGACCGTAACAGGGCAGGACCCGACGCTGCCGTCGACCTTCCGGGTCGGCACGCTGGCCGCGGCGACGATCGCGGCAGCCGGGCTCGCGGCGGCCGAATGCCACCGGCTTCGCACGGGTGTTGCGCAATCCGTCGACGTGTCGGTGCGCGACGCGCTCGTCGCATTCCGCAGCGAACGCTACCTGCGCGTGGACGATGGTCCGCCGCCGGAGTTGCGTCATCCGGTGACGGGCTTCTTCGAGACGGGCGACAGACGCTGGATCCAGTTGCACGCGAACTTCCCGCATCACCTGAGCGGCATTCTCGACGTGCTTGGCTGCGGCGCGCAGCGGGACGATGTCGCCGCGGCGATCCGCACGTGGGACGGTGCGACACTCGATACCGCGCTGGCCGACGCCGGGCTGTGTGCCGCATTGATCAGAACACCTGACGAGTGGGCGTCACTCGAGCAGGCGCGCGCGATCGCGTCGCTGCCGCTGTTCGAGATCGAGCGGATCGGCGATGCACCGGTCGAGCCGATCGGTCGAGGCGAAGCCGCCCAGCCGCTCACGGGTGTGCGTGTGCTCGATCTCACGCGCATCATTGCGGGGCCGGTCGCGGGCCGCACGCTGGCGTCGCACGGCGCGCAGACGCTGCTCGTCAACGGTCCGCACCTGCCGAACATCGCGCCGCTCGTGATCGACAACGGGCGCGGCAAGCGTTCGACGTGGATCGACTTGCGCGATGCGGCGGGCATCGATACGCTGCACGCGCTCGCACACGACGCGGATGTGTTCCTGCAGTCGTACCGGCCGGGCGCGCTCGCGGCGCGCGGCTTCGCGCCGCACGCACTGGCGATGCGGCGCCCAGGCATCGTGTACGTGTCGATATCTGCGTACGGGCATGCGGGGCCGTGGGCGCAGCGGCGCGGCTTCGACAGCCTCGTGCAGTCGGCGAGCGGGATCGCGTGGCAGGAGCAGCAGGCCGCGCATGCGGACGCGCCGCGCCACCTGCCGTGCCAGGCGCTCGATCACGCAACGGGTTATCTCGCGGCGTTCGGCGCGATGATCGCGCTCGCGCGCCGGGCGCGCGAAGGGGGAAGCTGGCACGTGCGGCTGTCGCTCGCGCAGACGGGACGCTGGCTGCAGTCGTTCGGCATCGTGCCGGACGGCTTGCAGGCACCCGATCTCGCGCATACCGACGTGCGCGACCGGATCGAGCGCATCGCGTCGCCGTTCGGCACGCTCGACGCGGTGCGGCCGGCAGAGCGGTTGTCGGCGACCCCGCCGTCGCTTGCGCGCCCGCCCGTGCCGCTCGGCACCGATGAGGCGCGCTGGCTGTGA
- a CDS encoding HoxN/HupN/NixA family nickel/cobalt transporter, whose product MPPTPALRRLLILYAGLIAANAAVWLWALAVLRDHPLLLGTAAIAYGLGLRHAVDADHIAAIDVATRKLMQEGQRPVSVGLFFSLGHSTIVIAATLGIALTAFALRDRFDAFREIGGTIGTAVSATFLLVLACVNLVILRDVWRRYRGTHGHAHDAAHVHRPAGLVSRLLRPLFRFVSKSWHMYPVGVLFGLGFDTATEIGLLAIAAAQASQGLPVYTVMLFPALFTAGMTLIDSTDNVLMIHAYGWAMDDPQRKLLYNASITFVSAAVALAIGGIEAAGLLADKLSLTGPVRDALDALGERFGSIGYGIVALFLVCWIASILFHRWQRAADAPAR is encoded by the coding sequence ATGCCGCCCACCCCTGCCCTGCGCCGCCTGCTGATCCTCTATGCCGGCCTGATCGCCGCGAACGCCGCCGTCTGGCTGTGGGCGCTCGCCGTGTTGCGCGATCATCCGCTGCTGCTCGGCACCGCGGCGATCGCATACGGGCTCGGGCTGCGTCATGCGGTCGACGCCGATCACATCGCCGCGATCGACGTTGCAACGCGCAAGCTGATGCAGGAAGGCCAGCGTCCGGTGAGCGTCGGGCTGTTCTTCTCGCTCGGTCATTCGACGATCGTGATCGCCGCGACGCTCGGCATCGCGCTGACCGCGTTCGCGCTGCGCGACCGGTTCGACGCATTCCGCGAGATCGGCGGCACGATCGGCACGGCGGTGTCGGCCACCTTCCTGCTCGTGCTCGCGTGCGTGAACCTGGTGATCCTGCGCGACGTGTGGCGGCGCTATCGCGGCACGCACGGGCATGCGCACGATGCCGCGCATGTGCACCGCCCCGCCGGGCTCGTGTCCCGGCTGCTGCGACCGCTGTTCCGGTTCGTGTCGAAGAGCTGGCACATGTATCCGGTCGGCGTGCTGTTCGGGCTCGGTTTCGATACTGCAACCGAAATCGGCCTGCTCGCGATCGCCGCCGCACAGGCGAGCCAGGGGCTGCCGGTCTATACGGTCATGCTGTTTCCCGCGCTGTTCACCGCCGGCATGACGCTGATCGACTCGACCGACAACGTGCTGATGATTCACGCGTACGGCTGGGCGATGGACGATCCGCAGCGCAAGCTGCTCTACAACGCGAGCATCACGTTCGTGTCGGCGGCCGTCGCACTGGCGATCGGCGGGATCGAGGCAGCCGGCCTGCTGGCCGACAAGCTGTCGCTGACGGGCCCCGTGCGCGACGCGCTCGATGCGCTCGGCGAACGCTTCGGCTCGATCGGCTACGGCATCGTCGCCCTGTTCCTCGTCTGCTGGATCGCGTCGATCCTGTTCCACCGCTGGCAGCGTGCGGCCGATGCGCCCGCGCGCTGA
- a CDS encoding Mpo1 family 2-hydroxy fatty acid dioxygenase, producing MKTLEDHLAQYAAYHRDARNIATHLVGIPMIVFAVEVLLSRPVLGVLAGIALSPALLLAVAFALFYLRLDLRFGIVMTALFALGLWAAQALALLPTAQWLAIGIGAFVVGWIVQFVGHWFEGRKPAFVDDLVGLMVGPLFVVAEVAFFAGLRGDVRREVERRAGPVHGGAHSHV from the coding sequence ATGAAGACACTCGAAGACCATCTTGCCCAGTATGCGGCGTACCACCGCGACGCGCGCAACATCGCGACGCATCTGGTCGGCATTCCGATGATCGTGTTCGCGGTCGAGGTGCTGCTGTCGCGGCCGGTGCTCGGGGTGCTGGCCGGCATTGCGCTGTCGCCGGCGCTGCTGCTGGCCGTCGCGTTCGCGCTGTTCTACCTGCGTCTCGACCTGCGGTTCGGGATCGTGATGACCGCGCTGTTCGCGCTCGGCCTGTGGGCCGCGCAGGCGCTCGCGTTGCTGCCGACCGCGCAATGGCTCGCGATCGGCATCGGCGCGTTCGTCGTCGGCTGGATCGTGCAGTTCGTCGGGCACTGGTTCGAGGGGCGCAAACCCGCGTTCGTCGACGATCTGGTCGGCCTGATGGTCGGGCCGCTGTTCGTCGTCGCCGAGGTCGCGTTCTTCGCGGGGCTGCGCGGCGACGTGCGCCGCGAAGTCGAGCGTCGGGCCGGCCCCGTGCACGGCGGCGCGCATTCGCATGTCTGA
- a CDS encoding DUF2917 domain-containing protein, with protein MRELRLYVIDGDEPAGRWRIVDRTSLEVADGEIWVTIEGLPDDHWLGAGDSLMLTRGMRVWVSAGSLGATFAFGPLEVPARRAAQAWWRPLVAWRDGRRHAPASLPT; from the coding sequence ATGCGCGAACTGCGACTTTATGTGATCGATGGCGACGAGCCGGCCGGTCGCTGGCGGATCGTCGATCGCACCTCGCTGGAGGTGGCCGACGGCGAGATCTGGGTGACGATCGAGGGCTTGCCCGACGATCACTGGCTTGGTGCCGGGGATTCGTTGATGCTGACGCGCGGCATGCGCGTATGGGTCAGCGCGGGGTCGCTGGGTGCGACGTTTGCGTTCGGTCCGCTCGAGGTGCCGGCGAGGCGCGCCGCGCAGGCGTGGTGGAGGCCGCTCGTCGCGTGGCGCGACGGCCGGCGTCACGCGCCCGCGTCGTTGCCGACGTAG
- a CDS encoding GntR family transcriptional regulator, with product MKASTDDRWQDLRPDPDNDTPLYLQLARKLGDAIHDNRWTAGEALPSERVLSDALGVSRITARKAIALLVEQGLIRRTQGAGNFIQPRYEDPLSRLSSFSEMLERRGFKPSSQWLAREIQPANRDEVIQLGLSPAASVTRLKRLRLADGIVMAVENSTFPATLIPDPQAIGGSLYSYLEARGTPIVRALQHFRAVNATDEIAEQMGIAPHDALLLITRIGYTSDQRAIELTDTYCRNDYYDFVVELRK from the coding sequence ATGAAGGCATCCACGGACGACCGCTGGCAGGACCTGCGCCCCGACCCCGACAACGACACGCCGCTCTACCTGCAGCTCGCCCGCAAGCTCGGCGATGCGATCCACGACAACCGCTGGACGGCCGGCGAGGCATTGCCCTCCGAGCGCGTGCTGTCCGATGCGCTCGGCGTCTCGCGCATCACCGCGCGCAAGGCGATCGCGCTGCTCGTCGAGCAAGGCCTGATTCGCCGCACGCAGGGCGCCGGCAATTTCATCCAGCCGCGCTACGAAGATCCGCTGTCGCGGCTGTCGAGCTTCAGCGAAATGCTCGAACGGCGCGGCTTCAAGCCGAGCTCGCAATGGCTCGCGCGCGAGATCCAGCCGGCGAACCGCGACGAAGTGATCCAGCTCGGGCTGTCGCCGGCCGCATCGGTCACGCGCCTGAAGCGCCTGCGACTCGCCGACGGCATCGTGATGGCCGTCGAGAATTCGACGTTCCCCGCGACGCTGATCCCCGATCCGCAGGCGATCGGCGGCTCGCTGTACAGCTATCTCGAAGCGCGCGGCACGCCGATCGTGCGCGCGCTGCAGCATTTCCGCGCGGTCAACGCGACCGACGAGATCGCCGAGCAGATGGGCATCGCGCCGCACGACGCGCTGCTGCTGATCACGCGGATCGGCTATACGTCGGACCAGCGCGCGATCGAACTGACCGACACCTACTGCCGCAACGACTACTACGACTTCGTCGTCGAGCTGCGCAAGTAA
- the mdtD gene encoding multidrug transporter subunit MdtD: MFQRPPAAAPGEKNLTVMLWLVATGFFMQTLDATIVNTALPSMAASLGESPLRMQSVVIAYSLTMAVMIPVSGWLADTFGTRRVFFSAILVFSLGSLLCANAHSLTQLVAFRVVQGVGGAMLLPVGRLAVLRTFPAERYLAALSFVAIPGLIGPLIGPTLGGWLVKIASWHWIFLINVPVGVAGCIATFYSMPDSCNPAVGRFDLKGYLLLTIGMVAISLSLDGLADLGMQHAAVLVLLILSLACFVAYGLYAVRAPQPIFSLELFRIHTFSVGLLGNLFARIGSGAMPYLIPLLLQVSLGYSAFEAGLMMLPVAAAGMFSKRIITGLITRHGYRKVLLANTIMVGVMMASFALMRDTVPVWVKVVHLALFGGFNSMQFTAMNTLTLKDLGTGGASSGNSLFSLVQMLSMSLGVTVAGALLATFTGMLRTVTPSNTLPAFHATFVCVGIITAASAWIFAQLAPEIRSTARKTDPSERA, encoded by the coding sequence ATGTTCCAGCGCCCGCCTGCCGCCGCTCCCGGCGAAAAGAACCTCACCGTGATGCTCTGGCTCGTCGCAACGGGCTTCTTCATGCAGACGCTCGATGCGACCATCGTGAACACGGCGCTGCCGTCGATGGCCGCGAGCCTCGGCGAATCGCCGCTGCGGATGCAGTCGGTCGTGATCGCGTACTCGCTGACGATGGCGGTAATGATCCCGGTCTCGGGCTGGCTCGCCGATACCTTCGGCACGCGGCGTGTGTTCTTCAGCGCGATCCTGGTGTTCTCGCTCGGCTCGCTGCTGTGCGCGAATGCGCATTCGCTCACGCAACTTGTCGCGTTCCGCGTCGTGCAGGGGGTCGGCGGCGCGATGCTGCTGCCGGTCGGACGGCTCGCGGTGCTGCGTACCTTTCCGGCCGAGCGCTACCTGGCCGCGCTGTCGTTCGTCGCGATTCCCGGCCTGATCGGTCCGCTGATCGGGCCGACGCTCGGCGGCTGGCTCGTGAAGATCGCGTCGTGGCACTGGATCTTCCTGATCAACGTGCCGGTCGGCGTCGCGGGCTGCATCGCGACCTTCTATTCGATGCCCGATTCGTGCAACCCGGCCGTCGGCCGCTTCGACCTGAAGGGCTATCTGCTGCTGACGATCGGCATGGTCGCGATCTCGCTGTCGCTCGACGGGCTCGCCGATCTCGGGATGCAGCACGCGGCCGTGCTCGTGCTGCTGATCCTGAGCCTCGCGTGCTTCGTCGCGTACGGGCTGTATGCGGTGCGCGCGCCGCAACCGATCTTCTCGCTCGAGCTGTTCCGGATCCATACGTTCAGCGTCGGGCTGCTCGGCAACCTGTTCGCGCGGATCGGCAGCGGCGCGATGCCGTACCTGATCCCGCTGCTGCTGCAGGTGAGCCTCGGCTACTCGGCGTTCGAGGCCGGGCTGATGATGCTGCCGGTGGCCGCCGCCGGGATGTTCTCGAAGCGGATCATCACGGGCCTGATCACGCGGCACGGCTATCGCAAGGTGCTGCTCGCGAACACGATCATGGTCGGCGTGATGATGGCGAGCTTCGCGCTGATGCGCGACACGGTGCCCGTCTGGGTGAAGGTCGTGCATCTCGCGCTGTTCGGCGGCTTCAACTCGATGCAGTTCACCGCGATGAACACGCTGACGCTGAAGGATCTCGGCACGGGCGGCGCGAGCAGCGGCAACAGCCTGTTCTCGCTCGTGCAGATGCTGTCGATGAGCCTCGGCGTCACGGTCGCGGGCGCGCTGCTCGCGACGTTCACGGGCATGCTGCGCACCGTGACGCCGAGCAACACGCTGCCGGCGTTCCATGCGACGTTCGTCTGCGTCGGGATCATCACGGCGGCTTCCGCGTGGATCTTCGCGCAGCTCGCGCCCGAGATCCGCAGCACCGCGCGCAAGACCGACCCGTCCGAGCGCGCGTGA
- a CDS encoding Crp/Fnr family transcriptional regulator, with protein MPSSLAPYLPQIEANPWFAALPPALRADLLARAALRRLPAGQALFRRGDPPCGLYAVLAGSLTIGAVDPQGKEALLTVAEPVTWFGEIALFDGQPRTHDAIALDDALLLHVPQAALLAILDATPQYWRQFALLMAQKLRLSFLTVESMSVMPAAQRLAARLLMIADGYGGISAGRTRIRLSQEKLAAMLSLTRQTTNQLLKALQADGVVRLHVGEIELVDVDALRRASGLPDGMR; from the coding sequence ATACCCTCTTCGCTCGCCCCGTACCTGCCGCAGATCGAAGCGAACCCGTGGTTCGCCGCGCTGCCGCCCGCGTTGCGCGCGGATCTGCTCGCCCGCGCGGCGCTGCGCCGGCTGCCTGCCGGCCAGGCGCTGTTCCGGCGCGGCGACCCGCCGTGCGGGCTGTACGCGGTACTGGCCGGTTCACTCACGATAGGTGCGGTCGACCCGCAGGGCAAGGAAGCGCTGCTGACGGTGGCCGAGCCCGTCACCTGGTTCGGCGAAATCGCGCTGTTCGACGGCCAGCCGCGCACGCACGACGCGATCGCGCTCGACGACGCGCTGCTGCTGCACGTCCCGCAGGCCGCGCTGCTCGCGATCCTCGATGCGACGCCGCAATACTGGCGGCAATTCGCGCTGCTGATGGCGCAGAAACTGCGCCTGAGCTTCCTGACCGTCGAATCGATGAGCGTGATGCCGGCCGCGCAGCGGCTCGCCGCCCGGCTGCTGATGATCGCCGACGGCTACGGCGGGATCAGCGCCGGCCGCACCCGCATCCGGCTGTCGCAGGAAAAGCTCGCGGCGATGCTGTCGCTGACGCGGCAGACCACCAACCAGTTGCTGAAGGCGCTGCAGGCCGACGGCGTCGTGCGGTTGCACGTCGGCGAGATCGAGCTCGTCGACGTCGATGCGCTGCGGCGCGCGAGCGGGTTGCCCGACGGCATGCGCTGA
- a CDS encoding 2-dehydropantoate 2-reductase, translated as MSDAAVCMFGAGAVGCYLGGRLAAAGANVTLVGRARIGDAIHRHGLTLTDQRGYRATLAPADVVFESDPAAAATARLVLVAVKSAATREAAAQLAGVLRPGTVVVSFQNGLHNADVLREALPQATVLAGLVPFNVIERAPGAFHQGSAGALAAETSPALTPFAGAFARAGLPLALHRDMRAVQWAKLLLNLNNAVNALANLPLRDELAQRAYRRCVALAQREALHWLARAAIRPARLTPLPAGWLPAVLDLPDPAFRALGGRMLAIDPLARSSMSDDLAAGRATEVEWINGEVVRLAAHFGGQAPVNARLCALVHDAERAAARPAWRGDALWAELTAQAPRAGEVRAA; from the coding sequence ATGTCTGACGCCGCGGTCTGCATGTTCGGCGCGGGCGCGGTCGGCTGCTATCTCGGTGGACGGCTTGCGGCGGCCGGCGCGAATGTGACGCTCGTCGGCCGCGCGCGGATCGGTGACGCGATCCATCGGCACGGGTTGACGCTGACCGACCAGCGTGGCTACCGTGCGACGCTCGCGCCGGCCGACGTCGTGTTCGAGTCCGATCCTGCGGCTGCGGCCACCGCGCGGCTCGTGCTCGTGGCGGTGAAATCGGCCGCGACGCGTGAGGCCGCGGCGCAGCTTGCCGGCGTGCTGCGGCCCGGCACGGTCGTGGTCAGTTTCCAGAATGGCCTGCACAACGCCGACGTGCTGCGCGAAGCGCTACCGCAAGCCACCGTACTGGCCGGCCTGGTGCCGTTCAACGTGATCGAGCGCGCGCCCGGTGCGTTTCATCAGGGATCGGCCGGCGCGCTGGCGGCCGAAACCTCCCCCGCGCTGACGCCGTTCGCCGGCGCATTCGCGCGTGCCGGGCTGCCGCTCGCGCTGCATCGCGACATGCGGGCCGTGCAATGGGCGAAGCTGCTGCTCAACCTGAACAACGCGGTCAACGCGCTCGCGAACCTGCCGCTGCGCGACGAACTCGCGCAACGTGCGTACCGGCGCTGCGTCGCGCTTGCGCAGCGCGAAGCGCTGCACTGGCTGGCGCGGGCCGCGATCCGGCCCGCGCGGCTGACGCCGTTGCCGGCCGGGTGGCTCCCGGCCGTGCTCGACTTGCCCGATCCGGCGTTTCGCGCGCTGGGCGGCCGGATGCTCGCGATCGACCCGCTCGCGCGTTCGTCGATGTCCGACGATCTTGCTGCGGGGCGGGCGACGGAAGTCGAGTGGATCAACGGCGAGGTCGTGCGGCTGGCCGCGCACTTCGGCGGGCAGGCGCCCGTCAATGCGCGACTGTGCGCGCTCGTGCACGACGCGGAACGCGCGGCGGCACGCCCGGCCTGGCGCGGCGATGCGCTGTGGGCCGAGCTGACCGCGCAGGCGCCGCGCGCGGGCGAGGTGCGGGCTGCGTAG